A region of Pseudomonas marginalis DNA encodes the following proteins:
- the nirD gene encoding nitrite reductase small subunit NirD produces the protein MSQSNTQRNLATWKSVCNETDLVSNSGVVVWLDGAQVALFYLPGARDQTLYAIDNHDPESGANVIGRGLVGSIKGDLVVAAPIYKQHYRLEDGQCLEAPHQRLRVWPVRLNAGVVEIGLG, from the coding sequence ATGAGCCAGTCCAACACGCAGCGCAACCTTGCCACCTGGAAAAGCGTGTGCAACGAGACCGACCTGGTGAGTAATTCCGGCGTAGTGGTGTGGCTGGACGGCGCCCAAGTCGCGCTGTTCTACCTGCCCGGCGCCCGGGACCAGACGCTGTACGCCATCGACAACCACGACCCGGAATCCGGCGCGAATGTGATCGGACGCGGGCTGGTCGGCAGCATCAAGGGCGACCTGGTGGTGGCCGCGCCGATCTATAAGCAGCATTACCGTTTGGAAGACGGCCAATGCCTGGAGGCACCGCACCAGCGTTTGCGGGTATGGCCGGTGCGGTTGAATGCTGGAGTGGTGGAAATAGGTCTGGGCTGA
- a CDS encoding ABC transporter substrate-binding protein, translated as MTHRLSLRRLALGLALITAGLTAGAQAANEQYFPLQSYRVGPYAAGGTGFFGGFIDYLQYINAKGGVNGVKLTWSECETEYVVEKGVECYERLKGGLNGAPAAATNPLSVGIAYATLDRSTTDKLPLITINHGRTDSTDGSVFPYVFPLQLNPYSEVSAIINYIGQREGGADKLKGKKIAVLYHGSPYGKETNGVLETLAKNAGFELTLLEVPHPGNEQQSQWLNIRRLKPDWVILRGWGVMNPVALKSAQKVGYPADHIIGNIWSNSEEDVVPAGAAAKGFISITTHPSGTDFPVLQGIQQSVVDAGKGNLADPKRFGTVYYNLGVVNGILNVEALRLAQEKYGQKPLTGEQVRWGFEHLNLDDARLQALGAKGLVQPLKLSCADHEGGGAVRFQQWDGQRWNLISDWVQADRALLRPIIEASAAQYAKEKGITPRDCSKEQ; from the coding sequence ATGACACACCGCTTATCGCTGCGCCGCCTGGCCTTGGGCCTGGCCCTGATCACCGCCGGGCTCACGGCCGGCGCCCAGGCTGCCAACGAACAATACTTCCCGTTGCAGAGCTACCGGGTCGGCCCGTACGCCGCCGGTGGCACCGGTTTCTTCGGGGGCTTTATCGACTACCTGCAATACATCAATGCCAAGGGCGGGGTGAACGGCGTCAAGCTGACCTGGAGCGAGTGCGAGACCGAGTACGTGGTGGAAAAAGGCGTCGAATGCTACGAGCGCCTCAAGGGTGGGCTCAACGGTGCACCGGCCGCCGCCACCAACCCGCTGTCAGTCGGCATCGCCTATGCCACCCTGGACCGCTCCACCACCGACAAACTGCCGCTGATCACCATCAACCATGGCCGCACCGATTCCACCGATGGCAGCGTGTTCCCCTACGTGTTCCCGCTGCAGCTCAACCCCTATTCGGAAGTCTCGGCGATCATCAACTACATCGGCCAACGCGAAGGCGGCGCCGACAAGCTCAAGGGCAAGAAAATCGCCGTGCTCTACCACGGCTCGCCCTACGGCAAGGAAACCAATGGCGTGCTCGAAACCCTGGCGAAAAACGCCGGCTTCGAACTGACCCTGCTGGAAGTGCCGCACCCCGGCAACGAGCAGCAATCGCAGTGGCTGAACATCCGGCGTCTCAAGCCTGACTGGGTGATCCTGCGCGGCTGGGGTGTGATGAACCCGGTGGCGCTCAAGTCCGCGCAGAAAGTCGGCTACCCGGCCGATCACATCATCGGCAATATCTGGAGCAACTCCGAAGAAGACGTGGTACCGGCCGGTGCCGCCGCCAAAGGCTTTATCTCGATCACCACCCACCCGTCGGGCACCGACTTCCCGGTGCTGCAAGGTATCCAGCAAAGCGTGGTAGACGCCGGCAAGGGCAACCTGGCCGACCCCAAGCGTTTCGGCACCGTGTATTACAACCTGGGCGTGGTCAACGGCATTCTCAACGTCGAAGCGCTGCGCCTGGCCCAGGAAAAATACGGGCAAAAACCACTGACCGGCGAGCAGGTACGCTGGGGCTTCGAACACCTGAACCTCGACGACGCGCGCCTGCAGGCGCTGGGCGCCAAGGGCCTGGTGCAACCGCTGAAACTCTCCTGCGCCGACCACGAAGGCGGCGGCGCCGTACGCTTCCAGCAATGGGACGGCCAGCGCTGGAACCTGATCAGCGACTGGGTACAAGCCGACCGCGCCTTGCTGCGGCCGATCATCGAAGCCTCGGCGGCGCAGTACGCCAAGGAGAAAGGCATCACGCCGCGGGATTGCAGCAAAGAGCAGTAA
- a CDS encoding branched-chain amino acid ABC transporter permease, producing MLYQEVGQISTSYAAERRTFRLRQDRVALWLLLGVAFFAVPWLGNDYWFSAILVPLLVLSLAGLGLNLLTGYAGQLSLGSAAFMAVGAFAAYNLQLRVPGLPLLVSFALGGVIAAAVAVFFGLPSLRIKGFYLLVATLAAQFVVEWVLTRFSWFTNDNASGVITSPPLLIAGLDFSSPRGRYVLTLAVVVTLFWLGKNLVRSELGRNWMAVRDMDTAAAVIGIRLLKAKLLAFAISGFYLGIAGSLWAFAYLGTVEPHGFDLSRSFQVLFIIIIGGLGSVLGNVLGAAFIVLFPILLANLFALLPAGLMDAGQLENIQKMLFGALIIAFLIKEPEGLARLWQRFRQRARVWPLRY from the coding sequence ATGTTGTATCAAGAAGTCGGTCAAATCAGCACCTCCTACGCGGCCGAGCGCCGCACCTTTCGCCTGCGCCAGGACCGCGTCGCGCTGTGGCTGCTGCTGGGCGTGGCGTTTTTTGCGGTGCCCTGGCTGGGCAATGACTACTGGTTCAGCGCAATCCTGGTGCCGCTGCTGGTGCTATCGCTGGCAGGGCTTGGGCTCAACCTGCTGACGGGCTACGCCGGGCAACTTTCACTCGGCTCGGCGGCGTTCATGGCGGTGGGCGCGTTTGCCGCCTACAACCTGCAGTTGCGGGTGCCCGGCCTGCCGCTGCTGGTGAGCTTTGCCCTGGGTGGCGTGATCGCCGCCGCGGTGGCGGTGTTCTTCGGCTTGCCGAGCCTGCGCATCAAGGGCTTTTACCTGCTGGTGGCGACCCTGGCCGCGCAGTTCGTGGTGGAGTGGGTGCTCACCCGCTTCAGCTGGTTTACCAACGACAACGCCTCGGGCGTGATCACCTCACCGCCGCTGCTGATTGCCGGGCTGGATTTCAGTTCACCGCGTGGCCGCTACGTGCTGACGCTGGCCGTGGTGGTGACGCTGTTCTGGCTGGGCAAGAACCTGGTGCGCAGCGAACTGGGCCGCAACTGGATGGCAGTGCGCGACATGGACACCGCCGCTGCCGTCATCGGCATTCGCCTGTTGAAGGCCAAGCTGCTGGCGTTTGCCATCAGCGGCTTCTATCTAGGCATCGCCGGTTCACTGTGGGCGTTCGCCTACCTGGGCACGGTCGAGCCCCACGGCTTTGACCTGAGCCGCTCGTTCCAGGTGCTGTTCATCATCATTATCGGCGGCCTGGGCAGCGTGCTCGGCAACGTCCTTGGCGCGGCATTCATCGTGTTGTTCCCGATCCTGCTGGCCAATCTCTTCGCGCTGTTGCCCGCTGGACTGATGGATGCCGGACAGCTGGAGAACATCCAGAAGATGCTGTTTGGCGCGCTGATCATCGCGTTTTTGATCAAGGAACCGGAGGGGCTGGCCCGTCTGTGGCAGCGCTTTCGTCAACGGGCCAGGGTTTGGCCGCTGCGTTACTGA
- a CDS encoding branched-chain amino acid ABC transporter permease, producing MEFFFEVLIGGLLAGVMYALVAIGFVLIYKASGVFNFAQGAMVLFAALTFVSLLERGFPFAWAFLITLASMVVLALLIEKVVLRPLVNRPPIILFMATLGLSYLIEGFAQFLWGAQVHGLDLGIADEPLEIRGMLLSQFDLFAAGTAAALVIVLSLLFNKTRAGLSLRAVADDPLASMAIGIRLPRIWALVWAVAGFVGLVAGLLWGARLGVQFSLSLVVLKALPVLIIGGFSSIGGAIVGGLIIGAAEKIAEIYLGPIIGSGIENWVPYVLALLFLLVRPAGLFGERAIERV from the coding sequence ATGGAATTTTTCTTCGAAGTGCTGATCGGCGGGCTGCTGGCGGGCGTGATGTATGCCCTGGTGGCGATTGGTTTTGTGCTGATCTACAAGGCCTCCGGCGTGTTCAATTTTGCCCAGGGCGCCATGGTGCTGTTCGCCGCGCTGACGTTTGTCAGCCTGTTGGAGCGCGGCTTCCCGTTTGCCTGGGCGTTCCTGATCACCCTGGCGAGCATGGTGGTGCTGGCGCTGCTGATCGAAAAAGTGGTGCTGCGGCCCTTGGTCAATCGCCCACCGATCATCCTGTTCATGGCCACCCTCGGGCTGTCCTACCTGATCGAAGGCTTTGCGCAGTTCCTGTGGGGCGCGCAGGTGCACGGGCTCGACCTGGGCATCGCCGACGAGCCGCTGGAAATCCGCGGCATGCTGCTTTCGCAATTCGACCTGTTTGCCGCCGGCACCGCCGCCGCGCTGGTGATCGTGCTGTCGCTGCTGTTCAACAAGACCCGGGCGGGCCTGTCGTTGCGTGCGGTGGCCGATGACCCGCTGGCGTCCATGGCCATCGGTATTCGCCTGCCGCGCATCTGGGCGTTGGTGTGGGCGGTGGCCGGGTTCGTCGGGCTGGTGGCCGGGTTGCTCTGGGGCGCACGCCTGGGGGTGCAGTTCTCGCTCTCGCTGGTGGTGCTCAAGGCGCTGCCGGTGCTGATCATCGGCGGGTTCTCGTCCATCGGCGGGGCGATTGTCGGTGGCTTGATCATCGGCGCAGCGGAGAAGATCGCCGAGATCTACCTCGGCCCGATCATCGGCAGCGGCATCGAGAACTGGGTGCCCTACGTCCTCGCCTTGCTGTTCCTGCTGGTGCGGCCTGCCGGGTTGTTCGGCGAGCGCGCCATCGAACGGGTTTGA